A genomic window from Clostridium aceticum includes:
- a CDS encoding gluconeogenesis factor YvcK family protein, which produces MKAIYWLKPGLQIKRWVVLGVLGILLLAFSLSYFFEMIQLHGGLRFFIGLLGIFFIYHGFHRGLKSVAQDIATVNGSLNKKLLSKGPKVVVIGGGTGLSILLRGLKLYTANITVVVSVADDGGGSGKLREDLGMLPPGDIRNCILALAEMEPTMEQLLQYRFQEGSLKGQSFGNLFIASMNGISNNFEEAIKKISEVLAVTGEVYPVTLENIILYAALKNGKVVKGESNIPQKSVEENSAVDRVFIKPKEAEGLKEVVEAIYGADIIVLGPGSLYTSILPNLLVKNITEAIRRSNNKTVYISNIMTQPGETDGYSVMDHVNAILEHCPKLVIDYVIANDGEVFDGAYYKYQQEGASIVKITEKDREDLKNKGIKFIESNLVEIKKDYVRHDAVQLSKIIVDLANGMKRKK; this is translated from the coding sequence ATGAAGGCTATTTATTGGTTGAAGCCAGGACTACAGATAAAAAGATGGGTCGTATTAGGTGTATTAGGCATCCTTTTACTGGCTTTTTCTCTTTCATATTTTTTTGAGATGATTCAGCTTCATGGGGGCTTACGATTTTTTATAGGACTACTAGGTATTTTTTTTATTTATCACGGATTTCACCGTGGACTGAAGTCAGTGGCACAAGACATTGCTACCGTAAATGGCAGTTTAAACAAAAAACTCTTATCTAAAGGGCCTAAGGTGGTGGTAATAGGAGGAGGTACAGGTTTATCTATCCTTCTTAGAGGATTAAAGTTGTATACTGCTAATATTACAGTAGTTGTATCGGTGGCAGATGATGGAGGAGGCTCCGGCAAGTTAAGGGAGGATTTAGGAATGTTGCCTCCGGGAGATATACGAAACTGTATTTTAGCCTTGGCGGAGATGGAACCAACCATGGAACAGCTTCTTCAATATCGGTTTCAGGAGGGAAGTTTAAAAGGTCAAAGCTTTGGGAATTTATTTATTGCATCAATGAATGGTATTAGCAATAATTTTGAAGAAGCTATTAAAAAAATTAGCGAAGTATTAGCAGTGACAGGAGAAGTTTATCCTGTCACATTGGAAAATATTATCTTATATGCTGCACTAAAAAACGGAAAAGTAGTTAAGGGAGAGTCCAATATCCCACAAAAAAGTGTAGAGGAAAATAGTGCTGTTGACAGGGTCTTTATAAAACCTAAGGAAGCGGAGGGGTTAAAGGAGGTAGTGGAAGCTATTTACGGGGCAGATATCATTGTGCTAGGCCCTGGCAGCCTTTATACCAGTATTTTACCTAATCTATTGGTGAAAAATATTACTGAGGCCATACGGCGATCTAATAATAAGACAGTATATATCTCTAACATCATGACACAACCGGGGGAGACGGATGGATACTCTGTAATGGATCATGTAAATGCTATTTTAGAGCATTGTCCTAAATTGGTCATAGATTATGTGATAGCAAATGATGGTGAAGTTTTCGATGGTGCCTATTATAAATATCAGCAAGAAGGAGCTAGTATAGTAAAGATAACAGAGAAGGATCGAGAAGATCTTAAAAATAAAGGGATAAAATTTATTGAAAGCAATCTCGTTGAGATCAAAAAAGATTATGTCAGGCATGATGCAGTACAGCTATCTAAAATAATTGTTGATTTAGCCAACGGGATGAAAAGGAAAAAATAA
- the rapZ gene encoding RNase adapter RapZ, whose product MKFVIITGMSGAGKSQAVKCMEDLGFYCVDNLPPALIPKFVELCLQSHGDIQKVALVIDIRGGMFFDDLFESLDGLRDLEYHYEILFLDASDSALIKRFKETRRNHPLSFNESIGEGINKERVRLKKLKMMATNIIDTTRMTPGQLKEELRNIYFEGNKTDNLMIYITSFGFKHGIPLDSDLVFDVRFLPNPYYIEELRDFTGKDLKVREYVMNSPISVEFSNKLFELTDFLIPHYIKEGKNQLVISIGCTGGKHRSVTIAYVLYHKLKEKGYRTILTHRDDTLGERK is encoded by the coding sequence ATGAAATTTGTTATTATAACTGGTATGTCGGGGGCGGGAAAAAGTCAAGCGGTGAAATGCATGGAGGACTTAGGATTTTATTGTGTTGATAATTTACCCCCTGCACTGATTCCAAAGTTTGTGGAATTGTGTCTACAGTCTCATGGAGATATACAGAAGGTAGCATTAGTGATTGATATTCGTGGTGGAATGTTTTTTGATGACTTGTTTGAGAGTCTAGATGGGTTAAGGGATTTAGAATATCATTATGAAATTTTATTCCTAGATGCTAGTGATAGTGCTTTAATTAAAAGGTTTAAAGAAACCCGTCGTAATCATCCACTTTCCTTTAATGAAAGCATAGGAGAAGGTATTAATAAAGAAAGAGTAAGACTTAAAAAATTAAAAATGATGGCTACAAATATTATTGATACTACAAGAATGACTCCTGGACAATTGAAGGAAGAATTAAGAAATATTTACTTCGAAGGGAATAAAACTGATAATCTGATGATTTATATAACTTCCTTTGGCTTTAAGCATGGTATTCCTTTAGATTCGGATTTAGTTTTTGATGTCCGCTTTTTACCAAACCCTTACTATATAGAGGAACTTCGAGATTTTACCGGTAAGGATTTAAAAGTTAGAGAATACGTAATGAATTCACCAATAAGTGTTGAATTTTCTAATAAACTTTTTGAGTTAACCGACTTTCTTATACCGCATTACATAAAGGAAGGTAAAAATCAACTGGTTATTTCTATTGGGTGCACTGGTGGCAAGCATAGATCTGTAACCATAGCCTATGTGTTGTATCATAAACTAAAAGAAAAAGGATATCGAACGATTTTAACCCATAGGGATGATACATTAGGGGAAAGGAAATGA
- the murB gene encoding UDP-N-acetylmuramate dehydrogenase, whose amino-acid sequence MSLGVNNLDKNKLYQQFLAFMIKENVLLDEPMKKHTSFKIGGPADILLMPQKVEEIQQAIALCKAEGAEYFVMGNGSNLLVRDKGMRKVVIKIAEKFNDVTISEKGVVAQAGILLSTLSKRVLQKSLKGFEFASGIPGTLGGAITMNAGAYGGEMKDVVERCKVLDQEGEVLDLSFEELELGYRSSIIQKKNYIVLEVTMKFEEGKYEDIKAITDDLTQKRTTKQPLHLPSAGSTFKRPPGYFAGKLIQDAGLKGARVGDAQVSDLHSGFIVNIGQATAADVLNLMALIQKKVFEQFAVELQPEVRIVGEE is encoded by the coding sequence ATGAGCTTAGGAGTGAATAATTTGGATAAAAATAAGTTATACCAACAATTTTTAGCTTTCATGATAAAGGAAAATGTTTTGTTAGATGAGCCGATGAAAAAACACACCTCCTTTAAAATCGGGGGGCCTGCCGATATATTATTGATGCCTCAAAAAGTAGAAGAAATTCAACAAGCTATAGCACTTTGCAAAGCCGAAGGGGCAGAGTACTTCGTTATGGGGAATGGTTCTAACCTCTTAGTAAGGGATAAGGGAATGAGAAAGGTTGTAATAAAGATAGCTGAAAAATTTAATGACGTAACTATCTCTGAAAAAGGGGTTGTAGCACAAGCTGGTATATTATTATCTACTTTGTCAAAAAGGGTTCTTCAAAAAAGTCTGAAGGGCTTTGAATTTGCCAGTGGGATTCCCGGCACTTTGGGTGGGGCAATCACCATGAATGCCGGTGCTTATGGCGGAGAAATGAAGGATGTTGTAGAACGTTGTAAAGTTTTAGACCAAGAGGGAGAAGTATTAGACTTATCTTTTGAGGAACTAGAACTAGGCTATAGAAGCAGTATCATACAGAAAAAAAATTATATTGTTTTGGAAGTCACAATGAAGTTTGAAGAGGGTAAGTATGAGGATATTAAAGCCATCACTGATGATTTAACACAAAAGAGAACGACAAAACAACCACTGCACCTTCCTAGTGCCGGGAGTACCTTTAAAAGGCCTCCAGGGTATTTTGCAGGAAAGTTGATTCAAGATGCTGGGTTGAAGGGGGCAAGGGTAGGGGATGCGCAGGTATCAGACCTACATTCAGGTTTTATTGTAAACATCGGTCAAGCAACAGCAGCGGATGTGTTAAACTTAATGGCCCTTATACAAAAAAAAGTGTTTGAGCAGTTTGCTGTAGAATTGCAGCCGGAGGTTCGTATCGTAGGAGAAGAGTAA
- a CDS encoding ABC transporter substrate-binding protein has product MKKIKKTWLKIFIYIVLILFIAGGPFYLSKFHPRDRDYNVTKKEAEWRGVISFWDYPRLDRKTGTNFRWIYEKIRAFEKENPGVYIDFKPLDWERGGIKLDTAIKMGNPPDVLPIGSDYSILSKEVLQPLDPYLTAEEVSSFKEDAIKAVSYDGHIWGLPWMMSTYTMVLNLDLFNERGVEPPVDGNWTYEEFIEKLQQLTYDSKGNGKIDHFGFNSFIQSGYYNIWGILLSDGGEVINNNFQYAFYDEGALTGLEKLIDLKHKYKVTPPDFGENTSNAAWTNFYKDKNIAVYPVGTWALNVLENLKNEGVGFDYQVANYPTGKLGNPLTMTSGIGAYGIYKQEDREKLEVCIKFLKYLADEKHQEELNRLGVFPVKKEVGNIYQDDPMMTQIYENAETAKIIPPHPYWKEIDRILQNEIRMGVLENRSSQQVIKEAQEKVEVMLNAAEK; this is encoded by the coding sequence ATGAAAAAGATAAAGAAAACATGGCTAAAAATCTTCATTTATATAGTATTAATTTTATTCATTGCTGGAGGTCCCTTTTATTTAAGTAAGTTTCATCCAAGAGATAGGGACTATAATGTGACGAAAAAAGAAGCGGAGTGGAGGGGCGTGATAAGTTTTTGGGATTATCCGCGATTGGATAGAAAAACCGGCACAAATTTTAGGTGGATCTATGAAAAAATACGGGCCTTTGAAAAAGAAAATCCTGGTGTTTATATAGATTTTAAACCTTTAGATTGGGAACGGGGAGGAATTAAACTAGATACTGCTATAAAAATGGGAAATCCTCCAGATGTCTTACCGATTGGCAGTGATTATAGTATTTTAAGCAAAGAGGTATTACAACCCTTGGACCCTTACCTAACAGCGGAGGAAGTAAGTAGCTTTAAGGAAGATGCGATTAAGGCAGTCAGCTATGATGGACATATATGGGGCCTTCCGTGGATGATGAGTACCTATACAATGGTATTAAACCTGGATTTGTTTAACGAGCGGGGGGTGGAGCCACCGGTTGACGGCAACTGGACTTATGAAGAATTTATAGAGAAACTACAACAACTAACCTACGATAGTAAGGGAAACGGGAAAATAGATCATTTTGGATTTAATAGTTTTATACAATCAGGTTATTATAATATATGGGGAATACTATTAAGTGATGGAGGAGAAGTTATAAATAATAATTTTCAATACGCTTTTTATGATGAAGGAGCCTTAACAGGATTAGAAAAGCTAATAGATCTAAAACATAAATATAAGGTAACACCACCTGACTTTGGTGAAAATACTTCAAATGCTGCATGGACCAACTTTTACAAGGATAAAAACATCGCTGTTTATCCTGTGGGAACATGGGCGTTAAATGTATTGGAAAACTTAAAAAATGAAGGTGTAGGATTTGATTACCAAGTGGCTAATTACCCAACAGGAAAGTTAGGAAACCCCTTAACAATGACCAGTGGTATAGGGGCATATGGGATTTATAAGCAAGAAGACAGAGAAAAGCTAGAAGTCTGTATAAAGTTTCTAAAATACTTGGCGGATGAAAAACATCAAGAAGAGCTAAATCGTCTCGGTGTATTTCCCGTAAAGAAGGAAGTCGGAAACATTTACCAAGATGATCCTATGATGACACAAATCTATGAAAATGCTGAAACTGCGAAAATAATCCCTCCTCACCCCTATTGGAAGGAAATTGATAGAATATTGCAGAATGAAATACGTATGGGGGTTTTAGAAAATAGGTCATCTCAGCAAGTTATAAAAGAAGCACAGGAAAAAGTAGAAGTTATGTTAAATGCTGCCGAAAAGTGA
- the moaA gene encoding GTP 3',8-cyclase MoaA, protein MKDQYNRKINYMRISITDLCNLRCLYCMPEKGIDHKKKHEDMLSFEEITEIAKVAATLGVDKIRVTGGEPLVKKGIVDFIGNLSKIDGIKDIAVTTNGILLKDYAKDLKKAGLKRVNISIDSLKPEKYAEITRGGNVNKVLDGIQEVIRLGMTPVKLNVVVIGGHNEDEVEDFVKLTMDDDIEVRFIELMPIGEAGNWAKHRFISNEKIKKMIGNLVPLAHHTSSPAKYYKLPGAKGKVGFINPISSHFCGECNRIRMTSDGKLKPCLHSDAEIDILNIVRNDSSRLKEVLEEAMFAKPQQHYLLAEDYQLGKRNMSEIGG, encoded by the coding sequence ATGAAGGATCAGTACAATAGAAAGATTAATTATATGAGAATATCTATTACGGATTTATGTAATTTAAGATGTCTTTATTGTATGCCAGAAAAAGGAATAGATCATAAGAAAAAGCATGAAGACATGCTTTCCTTTGAAGAAATCACCGAAATTGCCAAGGTGGCAGCTACATTAGGGGTAGATAAAATAAGGGTTACAGGAGGGGAGCCCTTAGTAAAAAAAGGGATTGTTGATTTTATAGGTAACTTATCAAAAATTGATGGTATAAAGGATATTGCTGTAACCACCAATGGTATTTTGTTAAAAGATTATGCGAAAGATTTAAAAAAAGCAGGATTAAAAAGAGTAAATATCAGTATAGATTCTTTAAAACCTGAGAAGTACGCTGAAATAACTAGAGGTGGTAACGTTAACAAGGTGTTAGATGGTATACAGGAAGTGATTCGACTAGGTATGACCCCGGTAAAATTAAACGTTGTTGTAATAGGGGGACATAATGAAGACGAGGTAGAAGATTTTGTTAAGCTTACAATGGATGATGATATAGAAGTAAGATTTATTGAGTTAATGCCTATAGGGGAAGCTGGGAACTGGGCGAAACATCGTTTTATTTCTAATGAAAAAATAAAGAAAATGATAGGGAATCTAGTTCCTTTAGCCCATCATACCTCAAGCCCAGCAAAGTATTATAAGCTGCCAGGAGCCAAGGGAAAAGTAGGTTTTATCAATCCTATCAGCAGCCATTTCTGTGGAGAATGTAATAGAATCAGAATGACCAGTGATGGTAAGTTAAAACCTTGTCTTCACAGCGATGCGGAAATAGATATATTAAATATCGTAAGAAATGATAGTAGTCGGTTAAAGGAAGTTTTAGAAGAGGCTATGTTCGCTAAGCCCCAACAACATTATTTATTGGCAGAGGATTATCAACTAGGAAAAAGAAATATGTCGGAAATAGGAGGTTGA
- a CDS encoding ferritin-like domain-containing protein, producing MKNTLSILKYAMEMEKQGYEFFKSNAEKMTLASAKQMFQKLADVEMDHYNLIKEQVDYIEINNEIKDVAFDLDGEKALFEERAQKEMLDQTIGESMTPDLTILRTAYLIERDYAEFYRKAAEDTDEPKAKKLFESLAAWETGHENLFKEEYDRHMKEYMNQPWGG from the coding sequence ATGAAAAACACCCTAAGTATTTTAAAATATGCCATGGAGATGGAAAAACAAGGCTATGAGTTTTTTAAAAGCAATGCTGAAAAGATGACTTTAGCCAGTGCAAAACAAATGTTTCAAAAATTGGCGGATGTGGAAATGGATCACTATAATCTTATAAAAGAACAAGTAGATTATATTGAAATTAATAACGAAATTAAAGATGTAGCATTTGATTTAGACGGAGAAAAAGCTTTATTTGAAGAAAGAGCCCAAAAAGAAATGTTGGATCAGACTATAGGAGAATCCATGACACCTGATTTGACAATTTTAAGAACTGCTTACTTAATAGAAAGAGACTACGCTGAGTTCTACAGAAAGGCTGCTGAGGATACTGATGAACCAAAGGCTAAAAAGCTTTTTGAATCCTTGGCTGCATGGGAAACAGGTCATGAAAATCTATTTAAAGAAGAGTATGACCGCCATATGAAGGAGTATATGAATCAACCTTGGGGAGGATAA
- the fdhF gene encoding formate dehydrogenase subunit alpha, with product MITLKINGIEVQVEEGATILQAAKKIGIDVPTFCHDERLKPHGSCRICVVEVRGAKNLPTACCTPAAAGMEVETESEAVVRARKDILDLLLANHPLDCLTCQKAGRCTLQDLCYKYDIKESSFKGERKTFEVDSSNPFYYSDQEKCILCGKCVYVCSQLQNTYAIGFAQRGFVTHVATPFDQGLEHSTCVSCGNCVSVCPVGALMPKNKEKFRYWETREVRTTCSYCGVGCQMDLLIKDNKVVEVLPADGPSNNGLLCVKGRFAYNFINHPDRLKKPLVKKNGKLEETTWEEAYEVIASKINEVKQQYSPDAIAGFSSARGLTEENYLMMKLMRGVIGTNNIDHCARLUHSSTVAGLATTLGSGAMTNSVAEIKEADVIFITGSNTTESHPVIGAQVRQGLKNNGAKLIVADPREIELAKDADVFLKIKPGTTIALSNAMIHVILEEKLENKTYIEENTEGFEALKEVVAKYTPEKAAEICGVDAEDIRKAARLYAEANKGTILYCMGVTQHHNGTENVMSLSNLALVTGNLGREGTGVNPLRGQNNVQGACDMGALPNVMTGYQPVNNPAVIEKFETAWETKLSDKIGLTIPEVMHGAEAGDVKVLYIFGENPMVSDPNTKHVEKALKNTFVVVQDIFLTETAALADVVLPAASFAEKEGTFVNTERRVQRVRKAVEPSGEAKPDWVIFMELMNKLGYDKKYNSTEEIFEEIRSVTPQYAGITYLRIEEVGIQWPCPTEEHPGTKFLHAGKPARGAGLLKPVEFVESDELTSEEYPLVLTTGRILYQYHTKTMTGKTEGIHRLAPEAYVEINPKLAEAKGIKNGELIKVASRRGEITIAAKVTDIVDENVLFIPFHWADGANVLTNDEELDKYCKIPGLKVTGVRVSKI from the coding sequence ATGATCACCTTAAAAATAAATGGCATTGAAGTACAGGTTGAAGAAGGTGCAACGATACTTCAAGCAGCGAAAAAGATTGGCATTGATGTACCAACCTTTTGTCATGATGAAAGGTTAAAGCCCCATGGGTCCTGCAGAATTTGTGTAGTAGAGGTGAGGGGAGCAAAAAACCTACCGACTGCTTGTTGTACACCAGCAGCTGCAGGAATGGAGGTAGAAACTGAGAGTGAAGCAGTGGTGAGAGCTAGAAAAGACATATTAGATCTATTACTAGCAAACCATCCATTGGATTGTTTAACCTGTCAAAAGGCAGGAAGATGTACATTGCAGGATTTATGTTATAAATATGATATTAAAGAATCTTCTTTTAAGGGTGAGAGAAAAACCTTTGAAGTAGATAGCAGTAATCCTTTTTACTATAGTGACCAAGAAAAATGTATTCTTTGCGGGAAATGTGTTTATGTCTGTAGTCAGTTACAAAATACTTATGCCATAGGTTTTGCTCAAAGAGGATTTGTGACCCATGTAGCTACTCCTTTTGACCAAGGACTAGAACACTCTACCTGTGTATCCTGTGGAAACTGTGTATCTGTATGTCCGGTAGGGGCTTTAATGCCTAAGAATAAAGAGAAGTTTAGATACTGGGAAACGAGAGAGGTTAGAACCACCTGCTCCTACTGTGGTGTAGGATGTCAAATGGATTTATTGATAAAGGATAATAAAGTAGTGGAGGTTTTACCAGCAGATGGACCTTCTAATAATGGACTGCTTTGTGTTAAAGGAAGATTTGCTTATAACTTTATCAACCATCCAGACCGTTTAAAGAAACCGTTAGTGAAAAAGAATGGCAAACTAGAGGAAACAACTTGGGAAGAAGCCTATGAAGTGATTGCAAGTAAAATTAATGAGGTAAAACAACAATACAGTCCAGATGCCATCGCAGGTTTTTCTTCGGCGAGGGGTCTTACGGAAGAAAATTACTTAATGATGAAACTCATGAGGGGTGTAATTGGTACCAACAATATTGATCACTGTGCACGCCTCTGACACAGCTCTACAGTTGCAGGTCTTGCAACTACATTAGGTAGTGGAGCTATGACAAATAGTGTTGCTGAAATCAAGGAAGCAGATGTCATCTTTATTACTGGATCAAATACAACAGAAAGTCATCCAGTAATTGGTGCACAGGTTAGACAGGGGCTTAAAAATAATGGTGCAAAACTCATTGTAGCAGATCCGAGAGAAATTGAGCTTGCTAAAGATGCAGATGTATTCTTGAAAATTAAACCAGGTACCACGATTGCCTTATCAAATGCTATGATTCATGTTATTTTAGAGGAAAAGCTAGAGAATAAAACATATATTGAAGAAAACACAGAAGGCTTTGAAGCACTAAAAGAAGTTGTTGCAAAGTATACACCAGAAAAGGCAGCGGAAATATGTGGTGTAGATGCCGAAGATATTCGTAAAGCAGCAAGACTTTATGCTGAAGCCAATAAGGGAACGATATTATATTGTATGGGGGTTACCCAACACCATAATGGTACAGAAAATGTAATGAGTTTATCTAACCTAGCTTTGGTTACTGGGAATCTAGGTAGAGAAGGTACGGGGGTAAATCCGTTAAGAGGACAGAACAATGTTCAGGGTGCCTGTGATATGGGGGCTCTGCCAAATGTTATGACAGGATATCAACCTGTCAACAACCCAGCGGTGATAGAAAAGTTTGAAACTGCTTGGGAAACAAAGCTTTCAGATAAAATAGGATTAACGATTCCAGAAGTAATGCATGGAGCGGAGGCAGGAGATGTGAAGGTCCTTTACATCTTTGGAGAAAACCCAATGGTTTCTGATCCAAATACGAAGCATGTGGAAAAGGCTTTAAAGAATACTTTTGTAGTGGTGCAGGATATCTTCTTAACAGAGACAGCTGCTTTAGCAGACGTAGTATTGCCAGCCGCTTCCTTTGCTGAGAAAGAGGGTACCTTTGTCAATACAGAAAGAAGAGTGCAAAGGGTAAGAAAAGCTGTTGAACCTTCTGGAGAAGCAAAACCCGATTGGGTGATCTTTATGGAGCTGATGAATAAACTTGGTTATGATAAAAAGTATAACAGCACGGAAGAGATCTTTGAAGAAATCAGAAGCGTTACACCACAATATGCAGGTATCACCTACCTCAGAATTGAGGAAGTAGGAATTCAATGGCCATGTCCTACAGAAGAACACCCAGGCACCAAGTTTTTACATGCTGGTAAGCCTGCCAGAGGTGCTGGTTTATTAAAGCCTGTTGAATTTGTTGAATCTGATGAATTGACCAGTGAAGAATACCCATTAGTACTAACAACAGGCCGTATTTTATACCAATATCATACCAAGACCATGACGGGTAAAACCGAAGGAATTCATAGACTTGCTCCAGAAGCTTATGTTGAAATCAATCCTAAGCTAGCTGAAGCCAAGGGTATAAAAAATGGAGAACTTATTAAAGTTGCATCGCGTCGTGGAGAAATTACTATAGCGGCGAAGGTAACTGATATTGTAGATGAAAATGTACTGTTTATTCCTTTTCACTGGGCAGATGGTGCCAATGTGTTGACAAATGATGAGGAATTAGATAAGTATTGTAAAATACCTGGATTAAAGGTAACTGGTGTGAGGGTTTCTAAAATTTAG